From a region of the Sminthopsis crassicaudata isolate SCR6 chromosome 6, ASM4859323v1, whole genome shotgun sequence genome:
- the LMO2 gene encoding rhombotin-2 isoform X2, whose translation MKNLCLKREPVDEVLQIPPSLLTCGGCQQNIGDRYFLKAIDQYWHEDCLSCDLCGCRLGEVGRRLYYKLGRKLCRRDYLRLFGQDGLCASCDKRIRAYEMTMRVKEKVYHLECFKCAACQKHFCVGDRYLLINSDIVCEQDIYEWTKINGMI comes from the exons GGAACCAGTGGACGAGGTGCTGCAGATCCCACCATCTCTGCTGACATGTGGTGGCTGCCAGCAAAACATAGGGGACCGGTACTTCTTAAAGGCCATCGATCAGTACTGGCATGAGGACTGCCTCAGCTGTGACCTTTGTGGGTGCCGTCTGGGGGAAGTGGGGCGTCGTTTGTACTACAAGCTGGGCCGAAAGCTCTGCAGGAGAGACTACCTCAG GCTTTTTGGCCAAGATGGCCTCTGTGCTTCCTGTGACAAGCGGATCCGGGCCTATGAGATGACCATGCGTGTGAAGGAGAAAGTGTACCACCTGGAATGTTTCAAATGTGCCGCCTGTCAGAAGCACTTTTGTGTGGGTGACAGGTATCTCCTCATCAACTCAGACATAGTATGTGAACAGGACATCTATGAATGGACTAAAATCAATGGGATGATCTAG
- the LMO2 gene encoding rhombotin-2 isoform X1 produces the protein MSSAIERKSLDPSEEPVDEVLQIPPSLLTCGGCQQNIGDRYFLKAIDQYWHEDCLSCDLCGCRLGEVGRRLYYKLGRKLCRRDYLRLFGQDGLCASCDKRIRAYEMTMRVKEKVYHLECFKCAACQKHFCVGDRYLLINSDIVCEQDIYEWTKINGMI, from the exons GGAACCAGTGGACGAGGTGCTGCAGATCCCACCATCTCTGCTGACATGTGGTGGCTGCCAGCAAAACATAGGGGACCGGTACTTCTTAAAGGCCATCGATCAGTACTGGCATGAGGACTGCCTCAGCTGTGACCTTTGTGGGTGCCGTCTGGGGGAAGTGGGGCGTCGTTTGTACTACAAGCTGGGCCGAAAGCTCTGCAGGAGAGACTACCTCAG GCTTTTTGGCCAAGATGGCCTCTGTGCTTCCTGTGACAAGCGGATCCGGGCCTATGAGATGACCATGCGTGTGAAGGAGAAAGTGTACCACCTGGAATGTTTCAAATGTGCCGCCTGTCAGAAGCACTTTTGTGTGGGTGACAGGTATCTCCTCATCAACTCAGACATAGTATGTGAACAGGACATCTATGAATGGACTAAAATCAATGGGATGATCTAG